A single genomic interval of Lepidochelys kempii isolate rLepKem1 chromosome 13, rLepKem1.hap2, whole genome shotgun sequence harbors:
- the YTHDF1 gene encoding YTH domain-containing family protein 1 isoform X3 yields the protein MTDPYLSSYYPPSIGFPYSLSEAPWSTGGDPPIPYLTTYGQLSNGDHHFMHDAVFGQPGGLGNNIYQHRFNFFPENPAFSAWGTSGSQGQQTQSSAYGSSYSYPPSSLGGTIVDGQTGFHNDTLNKAPGMNSIEQGMVGLKIGGDVTTSAVKTVGSVVNSAGMTGALSGNGGSSVNLPVSKPTSWAAIASKPAKPQPKMKTKSGPVIGGALPPPPIKHNMDIGTWDNKGPVAKVPAPQQIPSPQSVPQPQQQMVQPIPAQPPPLTQPQYQSPQQPPQNRWVAPRNRNAAFGQSGGTGNDSNSTGSTQPNSVPSGESHPVLEKLKAAHSYNPKDFEWNLKNGRVFIIKSYSEDDIHRSIKYSIWCSTEHGNKRLDSAFRSMNSKGPVYLLFSVNGSGHFCGVAEMKSPVDYGTSAGVWSQDKWKGKFDVKWIFVKDVPNNQLRHIRLENNDNKPVTNSRDTQEVPLEKAKQVLKIIATYKHTTSIFDDFSHYEKRQEEEEVVRKIGDMVVNIRTVEWRRASAIKRLELKTTLLT from the coding sequence ATGACTGATCCCTATTTGTCCAGTTATTATCCACCATCTATTGGGTTTCCCTATTCTCTCAGTGAAGCACCGTGGTCTACTGGAGGAGATCCTCCTATCCCATACCTCACCACCTATGGACAGCTCAGTAATGGAGACCATCATTTTATGCATGATGCTGTTTTTGGACAGCCTGGGGGTCTGGGAAACAACATCTACCAACAcagatttaattttttccctGAAAATCCTGCTTTCTCAGCTTGGGGAACAAGTGGGTCCCAAGGACAGCAGACTCAAAGTTCAGCTTATGGGAGCAGTTACAGCTACCCACCTAGCTCACTGGGTGGTACTATTGTGGATGGACAAACAGGATTTCATAATGATACTTTGAATAAAGCACCTGGAATGAATAGTATTGAACAAGGAATGGTTGGACTTAAGATTGGTGGAGATGTAACAACTTCTGCTGTGAAAACAGTAGGTTCTGTTGTTAACAGCGCCGGAATGACGGGTGCTCTCTCTGGTAATGGTGGATCCAGTGTAAACTTGCCAGTATCTAAACCAACCTCTTGGGCTGCTATTGCCAGCAAGCCTGCAAAACCACAGccgaaaatgaaaacaaaaagtgGGCCTGTAATTGGAGGAGCTTTGCCTCCACCACCTATAAAACATAATATGGACATAGGTACTTGGGATAATAAGGGTCCTGTGGCAAAAGTTCCTGCTCCCCAGCAAATCCCATCTCCTCAGTCTGTCCCACAGCCACAGCAACAAATGGTTCAGCCTATTCCAGCTCAACCTCCTCCATTGACCCAGCCGCAGTATCAAAGTCCTCAGCAGCCACCCCAAAACCGCTGGGTGGCTCCCCGCAACAGAAATGCAGCTTTTGGCCAAAGTGGAGGAACTGGTAATGATAGCAACTCAACTGGCAGTACCCAGCCTAACTCTGTCCCAAGTGGTGAATCCCATCCCGTTCTTGAAAAACTGAAAGCTGCTCATAGCTATAACCCGAAAGATTTTGAATGGAATCTTAAAAATGGACGTGTGTTCATAATAAAGAGCTATTCTGAGGATGATATTCATCGTTCCATTAAATATTCTATTTGGTGTAGCACAGAACATGGCAACAAACGCTTGGACAGCGCTTTCCGATCCATGAATAGTAAGGGCCCAGTCTACTTACTATTCAGTGTTAATGGTAGTGGACATTTCTGTGGAGTAGCAGAAATGAAATCACCTGTGGACTATGGCACTAGTGCTGGCGTCTGGTCTCAGGACAAATGGAAGGGGAAATTTGATGTCAAATGGATCTTTGTGAAGGATGTGCCCAACAACCAGCTCCGACACATCAGGCTGGAGAACAATGACAACAAACCAGTTACAAACTCCCGTGACACACAGGAGGTGCCCttagaaaaagcaaaacaagtgCTTAAAATTATTGCTACTTACAAGCACACAACCTCCATCTTTGATGACTTTTCCCATTATGAAAAGCGccaagaagaggaggaggtggtgcggAAG
- the YTHDF1 gene encoding YTH domain-containing family protein 1 isoform X2 gives MSATSVDPQRPKGQDNKVQNGSLHQKDTVHDNDFEPYLSGQSNQNNSYPSMTDPYLSSYYPPSIGFPYSLSEAPWSTGGDPPIPYLTTYGQLSNGDHHFMHDAVFGQPGGLGNNIYQHRFNFFPENPAFSAWGTSGSQGQQTQSSAYGSSYSYPPSSLGGTIVDGQTGFHNDTLNKAPGMNSIEQGMVGLKIGGDVTTSAVKTVGSVVNSAGMTGALSGNGGSSVNLPVSKPTSWAAIASKPAKPQPKMKTKSGPVIGGALPPPPIKHNMDIGTWDNKGPVAKVPAPQQIPSPQSVPQPQQQMVQPIPAQPPPLTQPQYQSPQQPPQNRWVAPRNRNAAFGQSGGTGNDSNSTGSTQPNSVPSGESHPVLEKLKAAHSYNPKDFEWNLKNGRVFIIKSYSEDDIHRSIKYSIWCSTEHGNKRLDSAFRSMNSKGPVYLLFSVNGSGHFCGVAEMKSPVDYGTSAGVWSQDKWKGKFDVKWIFVKDVPNNQLRHIRLENNDNKPVTNSRDTQEVPLEKAKQVLKIIATYKHTTSIFDDFSHYEKRQEEEEVVRKERQNRNKQ, from the exons ATGTCGGCCACCAGCGTTGACCCCCAG CGACCGAAAGGACAAGATAATAAAG TACAAAATGGTTCATTGCATCAGAAGGACACAGTTCATGACAACGATTTTGAACCTTACCTTTCTGGACAGTCAAATCAG AATAATAGCTATCCATCAATGACTGATCCCTATTTGTCCAGTTATTATCCACCATCTATTGGGTTTCCCTATTCTCTCAGTGAAGCACCGTGGTCTACTGGAGGAGATCCTCCTATCCCATACCTCACCACCTATGGACAGCTCAGTAATGGAGACCATCATTTTATGCATGATGCTGTTTTTGGACAGCCTGGGGGTCTGGGAAACAACATCTACCAACAcagatttaattttttccctGAAAATCCTGCTTTCTCAGCTTGGGGAACAAGTGGGTCCCAAGGACAGCAGACTCAAAGTTCAGCTTATGGGAGCAGTTACAGCTACCCACCTAGCTCACTGGGTGGTACTATTGTGGATGGACAAACAGGATTTCATAATGATACTTTGAATAAAGCACCTGGAATGAATAGTATTGAACAAGGAATGGTTGGACTTAAGATTGGTGGAGATGTAACAACTTCTGCTGTGAAAACAGTAGGTTCTGTTGTTAACAGCGCCGGAATGACGGGTGCTCTCTCTGGTAATGGTGGATCCAGTGTAAACTTGCCAGTATCTAAACCAACCTCTTGGGCTGCTATTGCCAGCAAGCCTGCAAAACCACAGccgaaaatgaaaacaaaaagtgGGCCTGTAATTGGAGGAGCTTTGCCTCCACCACCTATAAAACATAATATGGACATAGGTACTTGGGATAATAAGGGTCCTGTGGCAAAAGTTCCTGCTCCCCAGCAAATCCCATCTCCTCAGTCTGTCCCACAGCCACAGCAACAAATGGTTCAGCCTATTCCAGCTCAACCTCCTCCATTGACCCAGCCGCAGTATCAAAGTCCTCAGCAGCCACCCCAAAACCGCTGGGTGGCTCCCCGCAACAGAAATGCAGCTTTTGGCCAAAGTGGAGGAACTGGTAATGATAGCAACTCAACTGGCAGTACCCAGCCTAACTCTGTCCCAAGTGGTGAATCCCATCCCGTTCTTGAAAAACTGAAAGCTGCTCATAGCTATAACCCGAAAGATTTTGAATGGAATCTTAAAAATGGACGTGTGTTCATAATAAAGAGCTATTCTGAGGATGATATTCATCGTTCCATTAAATATTCTATTTGGTGTAGCACAGAACATGGCAACAAACGCTTGGACAGCGCTTTCCGATCCATGAATAGTAAGGGCCCAGTCTACTTACTATTCAGTGTTAATGGTAGTGGACATTTCTGTGGAGTAGCAGAAATGAAATCACCTGTGGACTATGGCACTAGTGCTGGCGTCTGGTCTCAGGACAAATGGAAGGGGAAATTTGATGTCAAATGGATCTTTGTGAAGGATGTGCCCAACAACCAGCTCCGACACATCAGGCTGGAGAACAATGACAACAAACCAGTTACAAACTCCCGTGACACACAGGAGGTGCCCttagaaaaagcaaaacaagtgCTTAAAATTATTGCTACTTACAAGCACACAACCTCCATCTTTGATGACTTTTCCCATTATGAAAAGCGccaagaagaggaggaggtggtgcggAAG
- the YTHDF1 gene encoding YTH domain-containing family protein 1 isoform X1: MSATSVDPQRPKGQDNKVQNGSLHQKDTVHDNDFEPYLSGQSNQNNSYPSMTDPYLSSYYPPSIGFPYSLSEAPWSTGGDPPIPYLTTYGQLSNGDHHFMHDAVFGQPGGLGNNIYQHRFNFFPENPAFSAWGTSGSQGQQTQSSAYGSSYSYPPSSLGGTIVDGQTGFHNDTLNKAPGMNSIEQGMVGLKIGGDVTTSAVKTVGSVVNSAGMTGALSGNGGSSVNLPVSKPTSWAAIASKPAKPQPKMKTKSGPVIGGALPPPPIKHNMDIGTWDNKGPVAKVPAPQQIPSPQSVPQPQQQMVQPIPAQPPPLTQPQYQSPQQPPQNRWVAPRNRNAAFGQSGGTGNDSNSTGSTQPNSVPSGESHPVLEKLKAAHSYNPKDFEWNLKNGRVFIIKSYSEDDIHRSIKYSIWCSTEHGNKRLDSAFRSMNSKGPVYLLFSVNGSGHFCGVAEMKSPVDYGTSAGVWSQDKWKGKFDVKWIFVKDVPNNQLRHIRLENNDNKPVTNSRDTQEVPLEKAKQVLKIIATYKHTTSIFDDFSHYEKRQEEEEVVRKIGDMVVNIRTVEWRRASAIKRLELKTTLLT; the protein is encoded by the exons ATGTCGGCCACCAGCGTTGACCCCCAG CGACCGAAAGGACAAGATAATAAAG TACAAAATGGTTCATTGCATCAGAAGGACACAGTTCATGACAACGATTTTGAACCTTACCTTTCTGGACAGTCAAATCAG AATAATAGCTATCCATCAATGACTGATCCCTATTTGTCCAGTTATTATCCACCATCTATTGGGTTTCCCTATTCTCTCAGTGAAGCACCGTGGTCTACTGGAGGAGATCCTCCTATCCCATACCTCACCACCTATGGACAGCTCAGTAATGGAGACCATCATTTTATGCATGATGCTGTTTTTGGACAGCCTGGGGGTCTGGGAAACAACATCTACCAACAcagatttaattttttccctGAAAATCCTGCTTTCTCAGCTTGGGGAACAAGTGGGTCCCAAGGACAGCAGACTCAAAGTTCAGCTTATGGGAGCAGTTACAGCTACCCACCTAGCTCACTGGGTGGTACTATTGTGGATGGACAAACAGGATTTCATAATGATACTTTGAATAAAGCACCTGGAATGAATAGTATTGAACAAGGAATGGTTGGACTTAAGATTGGTGGAGATGTAACAACTTCTGCTGTGAAAACAGTAGGTTCTGTTGTTAACAGCGCCGGAATGACGGGTGCTCTCTCTGGTAATGGTGGATCCAGTGTAAACTTGCCAGTATCTAAACCAACCTCTTGGGCTGCTATTGCCAGCAAGCCTGCAAAACCACAGccgaaaatgaaaacaaaaagtgGGCCTGTAATTGGAGGAGCTTTGCCTCCACCACCTATAAAACATAATATGGACATAGGTACTTGGGATAATAAGGGTCCTGTGGCAAAAGTTCCTGCTCCCCAGCAAATCCCATCTCCTCAGTCTGTCCCACAGCCACAGCAACAAATGGTTCAGCCTATTCCAGCTCAACCTCCTCCATTGACCCAGCCGCAGTATCAAAGTCCTCAGCAGCCACCCCAAAACCGCTGGGTGGCTCCCCGCAACAGAAATGCAGCTTTTGGCCAAAGTGGAGGAACTGGTAATGATAGCAACTCAACTGGCAGTACCCAGCCTAACTCTGTCCCAAGTGGTGAATCCCATCCCGTTCTTGAAAAACTGAAAGCTGCTCATAGCTATAACCCGAAAGATTTTGAATGGAATCTTAAAAATGGACGTGTGTTCATAATAAAGAGCTATTCTGAGGATGATATTCATCGTTCCATTAAATATTCTATTTGGTGTAGCACAGAACATGGCAACAAACGCTTGGACAGCGCTTTCCGATCCATGAATAGTAAGGGCCCAGTCTACTTACTATTCAGTGTTAATGGTAGTGGACATTTCTGTGGAGTAGCAGAAATGAAATCACCTGTGGACTATGGCACTAGTGCTGGCGTCTGGTCTCAGGACAAATGGAAGGGGAAATTTGATGTCAAATGGATCTTTGTGAAGGATGTGCCCAACAACCAGCTCCGACACATCAGGCTGGAGAACAATGACAACAAACCAGTTACAAACTCCCGTGACACACAGGAGGTGCCCttagaaaaagcaaaacaagtgCTTAAAATTATTGCTACTTACAAGCACACAACCTCCATCTTTGATGACTTTTCCCATTATGAAAAGCGccaagaagaggaggaggtggtgcggAAG